The following proteins are co-located in the Paenibacillus sp. FSL H8-0079 genome:
- a CDS encoding G1 family glutamic endopeptidase → MTDRPHKRRKPCALHQKKKDSSPRFGWISSNWSGYARTGTQNQYRRISAEWTVPYVLPGTRNSYSSAWIGIDGFENSSLIQTGTGHDWIQGKPSYYAWWEILPEAETIIPHPVSPGHRIRAVIAKLTRKTWCITLSNLTLGWTFRTIQYYSGPQSSAEWIVEAPTVGSSIASMARLTPVTFNMCRLNGQSPAFRTSQKGIMIQGRGTVSIPGSPNRCKDGFTVRRNT, encoded by the coding sequence ATGACAGATCGTCCACACAAACGGCGAAAACCCTGTGCCCTGCATCAGAAAAAGAAAGATTCCTCTCCTCGCTTTGGGTGGATCTCCTCCAACTGGAGTGGCTACGCTCGTACAGGAACACAGAACCAATACCGCCGCATCTCAGCCGAATGGACTGTCCCCTATGTTCTACCTGGCACACGCAACTCGTATTCATCCGCATGGATTGGAATTGATGGCTTCGAGAACAGTAGTCTCATTCAGACCGGAACAGGTCACGACTGGATTCAAGGCAAGCCCAGCTATTATGCCTGGTGGGAGATCCTGCCTGAGGCGGAAACCATCATTCCACATCCTGTTTCCCCTGGTCATCGTATTCGAGCAGTCATCGCCAAATTAACGCGCAAAACCTGGTGCATCACTCTCTCTAATCTAACGCTGGGCTGGACTTTTCGCACCATTCAGTATTATTCGGGGCCGCAATCTTCTGCGGAGTGGATTGTTGAAGCACCCACTGTAGGAAGCTCCATCGCCTCCATGGCACGGCTTACTCCCGTAACCTTCAACATGTGCCGCCTGAACGGACAATCTCCTGCTTTTCGTACCTCTCAAAAAGGGATCATGATTCAAGGAAGAGGTACCGTCTCAATCCCCGGC
- a CDS encoding DeoR/GlpR family DNA-binding transcription regulator: protein MLTEERYAAIIERLHLQGIVKLQELVDVLGASESTIRRDLIDLESRQMLKRIHGGAALVNEKTLEPGMEEKTFKNIQQKTTIARLAAQEIENGECIYLDAGTTTLAMIPFIEAKDVTVVTNGLSHVEALVSKRIRSYLLGGMMKIHTKAVIGSIALQNMDNFRFDKCFLGSNGVDPEMGYTTPDPEEALIKRRAHQLSGKSYVLADSSKIGEITFAKLFDLEEADLITEQMPEHWRPGIAQKTKIIEG, encoded by the coding sequence ATGCTGACTGAAGAACGATATGCTGCAATTATAGAGCGCTTACATTTACAGGGAATTGTGAAGTTACAAGAGCTTGTTGATGTGCTTGGTGCTTCTGAATCAACGATTAGACGTGATTTGATTGATCTGGAGAGTCGTCAGATGCTCAAACGCATCCACGGCGGTGCCGCACTGGTGAATGAAAAAACGCTAGAACCGGGCATGGAGGAAAAAACGTTCAAAAACATTCAACAGAAAACAACGATTGCCCGTTTGGCTGCACAGGAGATCGAAAATGGCGAATGCATCTATCTGGATGCAGGAACGACAACGTTAGCCATGATTCCCTTTATTGAAGCAAAGGACGTAACGGTTGTTACCAACGGACTTTCACATGTTGAGGCATTGGTAAGCAAACGTATTCGTAGTTACTTGCTAGGAGGTATGATGAAAATTCATACGAAAGCAGTCATCGGCAGTATCGCATTACAGAACATGGATAACTTCCGTTTTGATAAATGTTTTCTTGGGAGCAATGGAGTGGACCCCGAAATGGGGTATACAACACCTGATCCGGAGGAAGCCTTGATTAAAAGGCGGGCACATCAATTGTCGGGAAAATCTTATGTGCTGGCTGATTCCAGCAAAATAGGGGAAATTACTTTTGCCAAATTGTTTGATTTGGAGGAGGCCGATTTGATTACCGAGCAGATGCCAGAACACTGGCGGCCTGGAATCGCCCAGAAAACTAAAATAATTGAGGGATAA
- the pfkB gene encoding 1-phosphofructokinase encodes MIYTITLNPSIDYIVEVDELKLGGLNRMNRDLKLPGGKGINVSRILNQLGADNTAIGFLGGFTGRFINDKLQEDNIRTDFVTIADDTRINIKLKHGEETEINGLGPAISEEEAEQLLHKLSSLQKGDIVILSGSVPPSLGTDFYDRLIKVCKQTGAEFVIDTTGPALMEALVHEPLLVKPNHHELAELFGVTIETREELVLYGRKLLEAGAKHVLISMAGEGALFITKAEVHHASVPKGTVKNSVGAGDSMIGGFVGTYVQSGDLLEAFRTGVASGSATAFSDDLATRELIDELRNQVTITTI; translated from the coding sequence ATGATATATACGATAACACTTAACCCGTCCATTGATTACATCGTGGAAGTGGATGAGCTGAAGCTTGGCGGATTGAATCGAATGAATCGGGATTTGAAGCTCCCGGGTGGCAAAGGCATTAATGTTTCTCGCATACTGAATCAACTTGGAGCAGATAACACGGCCATTGGTTTCCTTGGTGGATTCACGGGACGTTTCATTAATGACAAGTTGCAAGAAGATAACATCCGGACAGACTTTGTCACGATCGCAGACGATACTCGCATTAACATCAAGCTGAAGCATGGAGAAGAGACAGAGATTAATGGTCTTGGACCTGCAATAAGTGAAGAAGAGGCAGAACAGTTGCTACACAAATTGTCTTCATTGCAAAAAGGAGATATTGTCATTCTCTCCGGAAGCGTACCACCTTCACTTGGAACGGACTTCTATGATCGTCTCATTAAAGTGTGCAAGCAAACGGGTGCCGAATTCGTAATTGACACAACTGGACCTGCACTAATGGAAGCTCTTGTACATGAACCATTGCTGGTGAAGCCGAATCATCATGAACTGGCTGAACTGTTCGGTGTAACCATTGAGACTCGTGAGGAACTGGTGTTATACGGGCGTAAGTTGCTTGAAGCCGGTGCCAAACATGTGTTGATCTCCATGGCAGGCGAAGGTGCACTGTTCATTACCAAAGCGGAAGTTCATCATGCGAGTGTACCAAAAGGGACTGTGAAAAACTCCGTTGGTGCCGGAGACTCCATGATTGGCGGATTCGTAGGTACCTATGTACAGAGCGGAGATCTGCTGGAGGCTTTTCGCACAGGGGTAGCATCTGGAAGCGCAACTGCGTTCTCGGATGATCTGGCAACACGCGAATTGATTGATGAGTTGCGCAATCAAGTAACCATTACGACGATCTAG
- a CDS encoding fructose-specific PTS transporter subunit EIIC — MRITDLMIQETMIMDLQATTKDEAIDELIASLNRSGRINDPVLFKEMIYKREAESSTGIGGGIAMPHAKTTAVNEPTVVFAKSRKGLDFEALDDQPAHVFFMIAAPEGAGNTHLRTLAALSRLLIDSDFISQLMNTDTPAEVSALFDAKQAEAAEKEAAKEKAKAEKAANAASGSTSIQQQNTSGVIVGNANSEDFVVAVTACPTGIAHTFMAEDALKKKAQEMGVNIRVETNGSEGAQNVLTADEIARAKGVIVAADKNVEMARFDGKPVLQRPVSDGIRKSEELIRKAVNGDAPIYRSQGGNAKEEGASTGKISVGSKIYKDLMNGISHMLPFVVGGGILLAISFLFEQLASPENPIVQLLQTIGGGTGAFHFLIPVLAGFIAMSIGDRPALMPGMVGGLMAVNSNAGFLGGLAAGFLAGYVVIGLRKLFKGLPKAIDGLKPILLYPVFGLLIVGAISFYVFDPIFGSLNTWLVDALGNLGTGNAVLLGLLLGGMMSIDMGGPFNKAAYTFAIGVFTSSGNTDGAWMAAVMAGGMVPPLAIALATTFFKSKFTEQERKSGLTNYVLGFSFITEGAIPFAAADPLRVLTSCILGSAVAGGLTQLWSINVPAPHGGIFVAALANHALLFLLAVAIGAVISGLILGLWKKSPTLVK; from the coding sequence ATGAGAATAACAGACTTGATGATCCAGGAAACGATGATCATGGACCTGCAAGCAACTACCAAAGATGAGGCTATTGATGAACTAATTGCAAGCCTGAACCGAAGCGGACGTATTAATGATCCTGTCCTGTTCAAGGAAATGATCTATAAAAGAGAAGCTGAATCCAGCACGGGTATCGGTGGCGGAATTGCGATGCCACATGCCAAAACAACAGCGGTGAACGAACCAACGGTTGTATTTGCCAAGAGTAGAAAAGGACTTGATTTTGAAGCGTTGGATGATCAGCCAGCTCATGTGTTCTTCATGATTGCGGCTCCAGAAGGCGCAGGTAATACCCATTTGCGTACGCTTGCAGCTCTTTCCAGGTTGTTGATTGATAGCGATTTCATCTCACAATTGATGAATACAGATACACCTGCAGAAGTGAGTGCATTGTTTGATGCCAAACAGGCGGAAGCAGCTGAGAAGGAAGCAGCCAAAGAGAAAGCAAAAGCTGAAAAAGCAGCGAATGCCGCATCAGGCTCTACTAGCATTCAGCAACAAAATACTTCTGGTGTGATTGTAGGTAATGCAAATTCGGAAGATTTTGTTGTTGCGGTTACAGCCTGTCCAACAGGTATAGCTCATACATTTATGGCTGAAGACGCACTTAAAAAGAAAGCTCAAGAAATGGGCGTCAATATTCGCGTAGAGACGAACGGCTCCGAAGGAGCACAAAATGTTTTGACGGCTGATGAAATTGCCCGTGCCAAAGGGGTTATCGTTGCTGCAGACAAAAATGTGGAGATGGCACGTTTCGATGGCAAACCGGTATTGCAAAGACCAGTGAGCGATGGAATCCGTAAATCCGAAGAGCTGATTCGCAAGGCTGTTAACGGTGATGCACCGATCTATCGCAGCCAAGGCGGAAATGCCAAGGAAGAGGGCGCAAGCACTGGCAAGATTAGTGTAGGTAGCAAAATCTATAAAGATCTGATGAATGGTATCTCGCATATGCTGCCATTCGTTGTAGGTGGCGGTATCCTGCTAGCAATCTCCTTCTTGTTCGAACAGCTTGCTAGCCCTGAGAATCCGATTGTGCAACTGCTTCAAACGATCGGTGGCGGAACAGGTGCGTTCCACTTCCTGATTCCGGTACTTGCCGGATTTATCGCGATGAGTATTGGTGATCGCCCGGCCCTGATGCCTGGTATGGTCGGTGGATTGATGGCAGTTAACTCAAACGCCGGTTTCCTTGGTGGTTTGGCTGCCGGTTTCCTGGCTGGTTATGTAGTTATTGGTCTCCGTAAGTTGTTCAAAGGATTGCCAAAAGCGATTGATGGCTTGAAACCAATCTTGCTGTATCCGGTATTTGGTTTGCTGATCGTAGGTGCCATCAGTTTCTATGTCTTTGATCCAATCTTTGGTTCCCTGAACACATGGCTTGTAGATGCACTGGGTAATCTGGGTACAGGTAATGCGGTATTGTTGGGCTTGCTGCTTGGCGGTATGATGTCCATCGATATGGGTGGACCGTTCAACAAAGCGGCTTACACATTCGCTATTGGGGTATTCACATCCAGTGGTAACACAGACGGTGCATGGATGGCAGCGGTTATGGCAGGCGGTATGGTGCCTCCTCTGGCGATTGCACTTGCAACAACATTCTTCAAATCCAAATTTACAGAGCAAGAACGCAAATCAGGCCTGACTAACTATGTACTTGGATTCTCTTTCATTACAGAAGGTGCAATTCCATTTGCTGCGGCTGATCCATTGCGTGTATTGACTTCTTGTATTCTGGGTTCCGCTGTTGCTGGCGGATTGACACAACTGTGGAGCATTAATGTACCAGCTCCGCACGGCGGAATCTTTGTTGCAGCACTGGCGAACCACGCACTATTGTTCCTGCTCGCTGTTGCGATTGGTGCTGTAATCTCTGGTCTTATTCTGGGACTGTGGAAGAAGTCACCGACGCTCGTGAAATAA
- a CDS encoding class I SAM-dependent methyltransferase encodes MSDVIKSQVQKQFAKNAGKYVTSSGHAKGEDLALLVASSQATSDMNVLDIATGGGHVANALAPLVQRVTALDLTEEMLRVAEQFIQGNGHRNVDFVAGDAEKLPFDDDFFDLVTCRIAAHHFPDISSFVSEALRVMKPGGRLLLIDNVAPERDENDQFYNEVEKCRDASHVRAWRKTEWIHMLEYAGFRMETMLSFQKRFKFEEWCNRAALPEQEREELEVSMLSAPSIIRKFFNFEVTEHGKLVSFQGESVYIQAIKPMHI; translated from the coding sequence ATGTCTGATGTAATCAAGAGCCAGGTACAGAAGCAGTTTGCGAAAAATGCAGGTAAATACGTGACGAGTTCGGGGCATGCCAAAGGTGAGGATCTCGCGTTGCTCGTGGCTTCATCTCAAGCCACTTCGGATATGAACGTGCTGGATATCGCCACTGGGGGAGGGCATGTCGCCAACGCTCTGGCTCCGCTTGTTCAGCGGGTAACCGCTCTGGATTTAACGGAGGAAATGCTGCGGGTGGCTGAACAATTTATACAGGGCAATGGACACCGTAATGTAGATTTTGTTGCCGGAGATGCAGAGAAGCTGCCTTTCGATGATGATTTCTTTGACCTCGTCACTTGCCGAATTGCTGCTCACCATTTTCCGGACATTTCTTCTTTTGTCTCTGAGGCACTACGCGTCATGAAGCCTGGTGGAAGGTTGTTATTAATTGACAACGTGGCTCCTGAACGCGACGAGAATGACCAGTTTTACAATGAAGTGGAGAAGTGCCGAGATGCAAGCCATGTTCGGGCATGGCGCAAGACGGAATGGATTCATATGCTGGAGTATGCCGGATTCCGAATGGAAACGATGCTTTCCTTCCAGAAACGCTTTAAGTTTGAAGAGTGGTGTAACCGTGCAGCACTGCCCGAGCAGGAGAGGGAGGAACTTGAAGTAAGCATGTTGAGTGCACCTTCCATCATCCGAAAATTTTTCAACTTCGAAGTGACAGAACACGGGAAGCTCGTCAGCTTCCAAGGAGAAAGTGTGTATATTCAGGCGATTAAACCTATGCATATCTGA